The following proteins are co-located in the Massilia litorea genome:
- a CDS encoding S41 family peptidase: MGNKVKSMGLVGLGVVAGVALTVQVSAWAQKGEPSPLPLDELRQLADVFGLIKSDYVVPVEDKKLLSEAIGGMVASLDPHSVYLDQKAYREMRESVQGKFVGVGIEVAAEDGYVKIVSPIEDSPAYRAGIKAGDLITRIDNVPVKGLSIDDAIKKMRGKPGSKVTLTIARRGDDRPWVVPVTREEIRVLSVKAKMVEPDYAWVRISQFQEATLEELATKTQALYAANPNIKGLILDLRNDPGGLLPGAIGVSTAFLPKEELIVSTKGQLPDSNQSYYGRREFYAPRGADPLAKLPAGLKTVPMIVLVNGGSASASEIVAGALQDYKRAIVMGSQSFGKGSVQTLRPLSSDTAIKLTTARYYTPKGRAIQANGIVPDMAVDETAEGDGLNALRVREVDLQRHLAGENEKPGAVAKDARDSAEQRQRALALLKNRKPLELGGKDDFQLAQALNHFKGLPVKVARAEAVEVISPEPKQLPGTETKPPELKGSKK, from the coding sequence ATGGGCAACAAAGTGAAAAGCATGGGCCTGGTCGGCCTGGGTGTCGTGGCCGGCGTGGCGCTGACGGTGCAGGTCTCGGCCTGGGCGCAGAAGGGCGAGCCAAGTCCGTTGCCGCTGGACGAACTGCGCCAGCTGGCCGATGTCTTCGGCCTCATCAAAAGCGATTACGTGGTGCCGGTCGAGGACAAGAAGCTTTTATCGGAAGCCATCGGCGGCATGGTCGCCTCGCTCGACCCGCATTCGGTCTACCTCGACCAGAAGGCGTATCGCGAGATGCGCGAAAGCGTGCAGGGTAAATTCGTCGGCGTCGGCATCGAAGTCGCGGCCGAAGACGGCTACGTGAAAATCGTCTCGCCGATCGAAGACTCTCCCGCCTACCGGGCCGGCATCAAGGCCGGGGACCTGATCACCCGCATCGACAATGTTCCCGTCAAAGGCTTGTCGATCGACGACGCCATCAAGAAAATGCGCGGCAAGCCAGGCAGCAAAGTGACGCTGACGATCGCCCGCCGCGGCGACGACCGCCCGTGGGTGGTCCCCGTCACGCGCGAGGAAATCCGCGTCCTGAGCGTCAAGGCAAAAATGGTCGAGCCCGATTACGCCTGGGTGCGCATCAGCCAGTTCCAGGAAGCGACTTTAGAGGAGCTGGCGACCAAGACGCAGGCCCTGTACGCCGCCAATCCGAACATCAAGGGGCTCATACTCGACCTGCGCAACGATCCGGGCGGCCTGCTGCCGGGCGCGATCGGCGTCTCGACCGCCTTCCTGCCGAAGGAAGAGCTGATTGTCTCGACCAAGGGCCAATTGCCCGACTCCAACCAGAGCTATTATGGCCGGCGCGAATTCTATGCCCCGCGCGGCGCCGATCCGCTGGCGAAACTGCCGGCCGGATTGAAAACGGTGCCGATGATCGTGCTGGTCAACGGCGGCTCGGCCTCGGCCTCGGAGATCGTCGCCGGCGCCCTGCAGGACTACAAGCGCGCCATCGTGATGGGCAGCCAGAGCTTTGGCAAGGGCTCGGTGCAGACCCTGCGGCCCTTATCAAGCGACACGGCCATCAAACTGACCACGGCGCGCTACTACACGCCGAAGGGACGGGCGATCCAGGCCAACGGCATCGTGCCCGACATGGCGGTCGACGAAACGGCGGAAGGCGACGGTTTGAATGCGCTGCGCGTGCGCGAAGTGGATTTGCAGCGCCACCTGGCGGGCGAGAACGAAAAGCCGGGCGCGGTCGCCAAGGATGCCCGCGACAGCGCCGAACAGAGACAACGCGCGCTGGCCCTGCTGAAGAACCGCAAACCGCTTGAATTGGGCGGCAAGGACGATTTTCAACTGGCCCAGGCGCTGAACCACTTTAAAGGGTTGCCAGTAAAAGTTGCCAGGGCGGAGGCGGTCGAAGTGATCTCGCCCGAGCCGAAGCAGTTGCCGGGGACCGAAACGAAACCGCCGGAGCTGAAGGGCTCGAAGAAGTAA
- a CDS encoding HesA/MoeB/ThiF family protein has protein sequence MNDSQLLRYSRHILLDEIGIEGQARLLASHVFVIGAGGLGSPAAMYLAASGVGHITLVDDDLVDLTNLQRQVMHTTERIGTSKVASGRAALHAINPEVSVTALCERAGDARLRELAQAASVVLDCSDNFATRHAVNRACVAAGVPLVAGAAIRFDGQLSVFDTRRADCPCYACVFPEDSGFEDVACSTMGVFAPLVGIVGAVQAAEALKLILNVGMPLAGRLLLLDGRAMEWTEIRAARNPGCSVCQERPAHA, from the coding sequence ATGAACGACTCCCAACTGCTGCGCTATTCGCGCCACATCCTGCTCGATGAGATCGGTATCGAAGGCCAGGCCCGCCTGCTGGCCTCCCATGTCTTCGTCATCGGCGCCGGCGGCCTCGGCTCGCCGGCGGCGATGTACCTGGCCGCCAGCGGCGTCGGCCACATCACCCTGGTCGACGATGACCTCGTCGACCTGACGAACCTGCAACGCCAGGTGATGCACACGACCGAACGCATCGGCACCTCCAAAGTCGCGTCCGGCCGCGCGGCTTTGCACGCGATCAACCCGGAGGTGAGCGTCACTGCCCTCTGCGAACGCGCCGGCGACGCCCGGCTGCGCGAACTGGCGCAAGCTGCCTCGGTCGTGCTCGATTGCAGCGACAATTTCGCCACCCGCCATGCCGTCAACCGCGCCTGCGTCGCGGCCGGGGTGCCGCTGGTGGCGGGCGCGGCGATCCGCTTCGACGGGCAATTGTCCGTATTCGACACGCGCCGCGCCGACTGTCCCTGCTACGCCTGTGTCTTCCCCGAGGACAGCGGTTTTGAAGATGTTGCCTGCAGCACGATGGGGGTCTTCGCGCCCCTGGTCGGCATCGTCGGCGCCGTCCAGGCCGCCGAGGCCCTGAAGCTGATATTAAATGTCGGCATGCCGCTGGCCGGGCGCCTGCTGCTGCTCGACGGGCGCGCCATGGAGTGGACCGAGATCCGCGCGGCCCGCAATCCGGGCTGTTCTGTCTGCCAGGAAAGACCCGCGCACGCCTGA
- the gspG gene encoding type II secretion system major pseudopilin GspG — MQIVSHRAVGRRLARGFTLVEIMVVVVIIGILGALVVPKLLGRTGESRVVAAKTDIATLMQALKLYKLDNQRYPTTEQGLQALTTKPTSGPSANGWKEGGYVEKLPKDPWGNSYQYLSPGLHGEVDIFSFGADGQAGGEGEDADVGSWQG, encoded by the coding sequence ATGCAGATCGTTTCGCACCGTGCAGTTGGCCGGCGTCTCGCGCGCGGCTTCACCCTCGTTGAAATCATGGTTGTCGTGGTCATCATCGGCATCCTGGGCGCGCTGGTCGTGCCGAAACTGTTGGGCCGTACCGGCGAGTCGCGCGTGGTCGCGGCAAAAACCGACATCGCCACCCTGATGCAGGCACTCAAACTCTACAAGCTGGACAACCAGCGCTACCCGACCACCGAACAGGGCCTGCAAGCCCTGACCACCAAGCCGACCTCGGGCCCATCGGCCAATGGCTGGAAGGAAGGCGGTTACGTCGAAAAGCTGCCGAAGGATCCCTGGGGTAACTCGTACCAGTACCTGTCGCCCGGCTTGCATGGCGAAGTCGACATCTTCTCGTTCGGCGCCGATGGCCAGGCCGGCGGCGAAGGCGAAGACGCCGACGTCGGCTCCTGGCAGGGATAA
- a CDS encoding GspH/FimT family pseudopilin, with translation MAGAAPPHRADGFTLVEILVVMVIIGITLGMASLNAIPSPRQDLENEAKRLTLLLQLARDEAIVRNREVAFEATPERYRFLVREDKGWTPVTQDDLLRERPFRNAPVRLLLDPPAAGINANSEAMRVTFGREPVDKPFTLTLASGNNSVGVRADGVGHFTVVEPGEPQ, from the coding sequence ATGGCCGGCGCCGCGCCGCCACACAGGGCTGATGGTTTCACCTTGGTGGAAATCCTGGTCGTGATGGTCATCATCGGCATCACGCTCGGGATGGCCTCGCTCAACGCGATTCCCAGTCCGCGCCAGGATCTCGAAAACGAGGCGAAACGCCTGACCTTGCTGCTCCAGCTGGCGCGCGACGAAGCCATCGTACGTAACCGCGAAGTCGCCTTCGAGGCCACGCCCGAGCGCTACCGCTTCCTGGTGCGCGAGGACAAGGGCTGGACCCCCGTGACCCAGGACGATTTATTGCGCGAACGGCCTTTCCGGAATGCCCCGGTGCGCCTGCTGCTCGATCCGCCGGCCGCCGGCATCAACGCCAATAGCGAGGCCATGCGCGTGACCTTCGGCCGCGAGCCGGTCGACAAACCTTTTACCCTGACCCTCGCCAGCGGCAACAACAGCGTCGGCGTGCGCGCCGACGGCGTCGGCCATTTCACGGTCGTCGAACCGGGAGAACCGCAGTGA
- the gspI gene encoding type II secretion system minor pseudopilin GspI encodes MTPSRQHAGFTLLEVLVALVIVGTALGAGLRAIGSLASNGAGLRSSMMATWSAENRLVQIRLSKEFPEIGKRSYACGQGDLRLMCQDEVLASPNPQLRRVEVSVFDMDNPNRRILKLVQLVLRPSP; translated from the coding sequence GTGACCCCTTCCAGGCAGCACGCCGGTTTCACCCTGCTCGAGGTGCTGGTGGCGCTCGTCATCGTCGGCACCGCGCTCGGCGCCGGCCTGCGCGCGATCGGCAGCCTGGCCTCGAACGGTGCCGGCTTGCGTTCGTCCATGATGGCGACCTGGTCGGCCGAGAACCGTCTCGTGCAAATCCGCCTGAGCAAGGAATTCCCGGAAATCGGCAAGCGCAGCTATGCCTGCGGCCAGGGCGATTTACGCCTGATGTGCCAGGACGAAGTGCTGGCCAGCCCGAATCCCCAGTTGCGCCGCGTCGAAGTGTCGGTGTTCGACATGGATAATCCGAACCGGCGCATCCTCAAATTGGTGCAGCTCGTCCTGAGGCCCTCGCCATGA
- a CDS encoding PulJ/GspJ family protein: protein MKTARGFTLVELLVAIGILAMVAVLGWRGLDGIVRARVALTDQMEMTRGMQLAFAQMQSDCEHAADATMLGRRPFLLQADNRLTLVRTVFNENEPARLQVIAYRLVDKQLQRRESKTTRDLVELDALWQASVSDTDPTPPVTLQGGVESMGVLVWQNGAWQKQAQQQQVAAAVQGGVVPNAVTGLQVVLAARGFPQPLTKAFLLGSI, encoded by the coding sequence ATGAAGACGGCGCGCGGGTTCACCCTGGTCGAATTATTGGTGGCGATCGGCATCCTCGCCATGGTGGCCGTGCTCGGCTGGCGCGGCCTGGACGGCATCGTGCGTGCCAGGGTCGCCCTGACTGACCAGATGGAAATGACACGCGGCATGCAGCTGGCCTTTGCCCAGATGCAGAGCGACTGCGAACACGCGGCCGACGCCACCATGCTGGGTCGCCGTCCCTTCCTGCTGCAGGCCGACAACCGCCTGACCCTGGTCCGTACCGTATTCAACGAAAACGAACCGGCGCGCCTGCAAGTGATTGCCTACCGCCTCGTCGACAAGCAGTTGCAGCGGCGCGAATCGAAGACCACCCGCGACCTGGTCGAGCTCGACGCGCTGTGGCAGGCCTCGGTCAGCGATACCGATCCAACCCCGCCGGTGACGCTGCAGGGCGGCGTCGAATCGATGGGCGTCCTGGTGTGGCAGAACGGCGCCTGGCAAAAGCAGGCACAGCAGCAGCAGGTAGCCGCGGCTGTCCAGGGCGGGGTGGTGCCGAACGCCGTGACCGGGTTACAGGTGGTGCTGGCCGCCCGCGGCTTTCCGCAGCCGCTGACCAAGGCCTTCCTGTTGGGGAGTATCTGA
- the gspK gene encoding type II secretion system minor pseudopilin GspK: MPAFRHPRRQRGVAVITALLLTTLAISIVASLFWQQQVQVRSMENQRLHLQTRWILRGALDWSTLVLRQDAYTNRYTALNQVWATPLAETRLDQYIERERVEGEVFDASLSGNIVDATSRYNLRNLESGNRIDKAQLEILQRLLTNLQINPALAKTAANLIAGSQPVIQPPGQVDPVTGQEVGGQERDPSAGGTPGAVGAGGAAVAAAGSAAGNGTGSGDAGNPDGSATIAVSREGLGTPIKFLEVEDLLAVRGMTPEMLEKLRPFVIVLPERTPINVNTASAEVLAAVIPNFSLSEANALLARRRSVPWTDIANFQADITGHTPVPDSVDVKSNWFLVNSYIRLDRAALNAQSLVQRSGNQIGGGVKVVWVRQN, from the coding sequence ATGCCTGCTTTTCGCCATCCCCGGCGCCAGCGCGGCGTCGCCGTCATCACCGCCTTGCTGCTGACCACGCTGGCGATTTCGATTGTCGCCAGCCTGTTCTGGCAGCAGCAGGTGCAGGTGCGCTCGATGGAAAACCAGAGGCTGCACCTGCAGACGCGCTGGATCCTGCGCGGCGCGCTCGACTGGTCGACCCTGGTGCTGCGCCAGGATGCCTACACCAACCGCTACACGGCGTTGAACCAGGTCTGGGCCACACCGCTGGCGGAAACCCGGCTCGACCAGTACATCGAGCGCGAGCGGGTGGAAGGTGAAGTGTTTGATGCTAGTCTTTCTGGCAACATCGTCGACGCCACCTCGCGTTACAATCTGCGCAACCTCGAAAGTGGAAACAGGATCGACAAGGCCCAGCTGGAAATTTTACAGCGCCTGCTGACCAACCTGCAGATCAATCCGGCGCTGGCGAAAACCGCCGCCAACCTGATCGCCGGCAGCCAGCCCGTCATCCAGCCGCCCGGCCAGGTCGATCCGGTCACGGGCCAGGAGGTCGGTGGCCAGGAAAGGGACCCGAGCGCCGGCGGTACGCCGGGCGCCGTGGGTGCTGGAGGTGCTGCGGTAGCGGCGGCGGGCAGCGCCGCGGGTAACGGGACGGGAAGCGGCGACGCCGGCAATCCGGATGGCAGCGCCACGATCGCGGTGTCGCGCGAAGGCCTGGGCACGCCGATCAAATTCCTCGAAGTCGAGGATTTATTGGCGGTGCGGGGCATGACGCCCGAGATGCTGGAAAAGTTGCGCCCATTCGTCATCGTGCTGCCGGAACGCACGCCGATCAATGTGAATACGGCCTCGGCCGAAGTGCTGGCGGCGGTGATCCCGAATTTTTCGCTGTCGGAGGCGAACGCCTTGCTGGCGCGCCGCCGCAGTGTGCCCTGGACCGACATCGCCAACTTCCAGGCCGATATCACCGGGCACACGCCGGTACCGGATTCGGTGGACGTGAAAAGCAATTGGTTCCTCGTGAATAGCTACATCCGCCTCGACCGCGCCGCATTGAATGCGCAGTCGCTGGTCCAGCGCAGCGGCAATCAGATTGGCGGCGGCGTCAAGGTGGTTTGGGTTCGTCAAAACTAA
- the gspL gene encoding type II secretion system protein GspL — translation MTTLYIRHPARAEGEGAPCRFAVVGDGGTIEQQGEGALRNLTDVVAASRRVVLLLAGTDVNLLSLQMPPLTGARLRAALPGLVEEHILGDPNDCVLVAGPPTGEGTRPVAVVARDWFEPLVRTLLAQGARAVSALPAQLCLPLQPGGVSAALNGAELLLRQSQFGGLGLALDANPASALQTARALAGDAPLTLYVPREQLGEYGVLLAEAGPGTVLEADDWAHWIAGAKTISFDLVPGLGAAGARQTDWRRWRVPIALAFAGVVVNLAGINIEWLRLRGEADAVRAQMKQTFQSVYPNQPMVDPVAQMRQGIARAQAGSGQIGSDEFIYLAGALGDATRQLPRPPGISSIEYKERTLRVRVKPETVDPTALRQLQAALSARSLSLEAAAPDNWLVRSTGAKP, via the coding sequence TTGACTACACTTTATATCCGGCATCCGGCGCGCGCAGAAGGAGAAGGCGCGCCATGCCGTTTCGCCGTCGTCGGCGACGGCGGCACGATCGAGCAGCAGGGGGAGGGGGCGCTGCGCAATCTGACCGATGTCGTCGCCGCCAGCCGCCGCGTCGTGCTGCTGCTGGCCGGCACCGACGTCAACCTGCTGTCGCTGCAGATGCCGCCGCTGACCGGTGCGCGCCTGCGCGCGGCGCTGCCGGGCCTGGTCGAAGAACATATCCTGGGCGACCCGAACGATTGCGTGCTGGTGGCCGGTCCCCCCACGGGCGAGGGCACGCGTCCCGTGGCCGTGGTCGCGCGCGACTGGTTCGAGCCGCTCGTGCGTACCCTGCTGGCCCAGGGCGCGCGTGCGGTGTCGGCCCTGCCGGCGCAGCTGTGCCTGCCCCTGCAGCCGGGCGGCGTCAGTGCGGCCCTGAACGGCGCCGAATTGCTGCTGCGCCAGAGCCAGTTCGGCGGACTCGGTCTGGCGCTCGACGCCAATCCTGCCAGCGCCCTGCAAACGGCGCGTGCGCTGGCGGGCGACGCCCCCCTGACGTTATACGTGCCGCGCGAGCAGCTGGGCGAGTACGGCGTGCTGCTGGCCGAAGCCGGTCCCGGCACGGTGCTGGAAGCCGATGACTGGGCGCACTGGATCGCCGGTGCGAAAACGATCAGCTTCGACCTGGTGCCGGGACTCGGTGCGGCCGGTGCGCGCCAGACCGACTGGCGCCGCTGGCGCGTGCCGATCGCGCTGGCCTTCGCCGGCGTGGTCGTCAACCTGGCCGGCATCAACATCGAATGGCTGCGCCTGCGTGGCGAAGCCGACGCCGTGCGCGCCCAGATGAAGCAAACCTTCCAGTCGGTCTATCCGAACCAGCCGATGGTCGACCCGGTGGCGCAAATGCGCCAGGGCATCGCCCGCGCCCAGGCCGGCAGCGGCCAGATCGGCTCCGACGAATTCATCTATCTGGCCGGCGCCCTGGGCGACGCAACCCGGCAATTGCCGCGTCCGCCCGGGATTAGCTCAATCGAATACAAGGAACGCACGCTGCGGGTGCGGGTCAAACCCGAAACGGTCGACCCCACCGCCTTGCGCCAGCTGCAGGCGGCGCTGTCCGCGCGCAGTCTTTCACTGGAAGCCGCCGCACCCGACAATTGGCTGGTGCGCAGCACGGGAGCTAAGCCATGA
- the gspM gene encoding type II secretion system protein GspM, whose amino-acid sequence MSLLSHVGRVRTRATGYWIARSEQERRYLAAGFGVVFLALVYTGLIEPAVEGRARLQRSLPELRQQAAQLASMANQARALAGQAPVPVTPMTRESLMTSLSGRGITPGSLTLTGEFARLQVTGVSFANLVSWLDAQRRESRIAVQEGSFTAQDPQGQVDANLTLRQDNGTAAR is encoded by the coding sequence ATGAGTCTGCTCAGTCATGTCGGCCGGGTGCGCACACGCGCCACCGGATATTGGATCGCACGCAGCGAGCAGGAGCGCCGCTACCTGGCCGCCGGTTTCGGCGTCGTGTTCCTGGCGCTGGTGTACACGGGTTTGATCGAGCCGGCGGTCGAAGGCCGCGCACGGTTGCAGCGTTCGCTGCCCGAGCTGCGCCAGCAGGCCGCCCAGCTCGCCAGCATGGCGAACCAGGCACGCGCGCTGGCCGGCCAGGCACCGGTACCGGTCACGCCGATGACGCGCGAAAGCCTGATGACCAGCCTGAGCGGACGCGGCATCACGCCGGGCTCGCTCACGCTGACCGGTGAATTCGCACGGCTGCAGGTGACCGGCGTCTCGTTCGCCAACCTGGTGTCCTGGCTCGATGCCCAGCGCCGCGAGAGCCGCATCGCCGTCCAGGAAGGCAGTTTTACCGCCCAGGACCCGCAGGGACAGGTCGACGCCAACCTGACGCTGCGCCAGGATAACGGGACTGCTGCCCGATGA
- the gspN gene encoding type II secretion system protein N: MRRSLGWLVVVALAIALTVLVFLPASWLGTMVERQTGGRLTLGDAQGTLWHGSAFVGGAPGEGGAVTPLLPGRFSWRLSPLVLVGHVDMQLENPQALAAPVALTGSWSEWQLSKGQLLLPAEGLAGLGAPLNTLVPSGVIRLSWNRLDLVRLPGSVAVTGRTTLSMSDMGSRMAPIKPLGSYEMVMDWRGQQADLVLRTVRGALLLSGNGTLQNGRLRFSGQASAADGYEDTLGNMLNLLGQRRMVNGKNIIALEFR, encoded by the coding sequence ATGAGGCGCAGCCTCGGTTGGCTGGTCGTGGTCGCCCTGGCGATCGCGCTGACCGTGCTCGTCTTCCTGCCGGCCAGCTGGCTCGGGACGATGGTGGAACGCCAGACCGGCGGTCGTTTGACTCTCGGGGATGCGCAGGGTACGCTCTGGCACGGCTCAGCCTTCGTGGGGGGGGCGCCGGGCGAAGGCGGGGCGGTAACGCCGCTGTTGCCGGGACGCTTTTCCTGGCGCCTGTCGCCGCTGGTGCTGGTGGGACATGTTGACATGCAACTGGAAAATCCGCAGGCGCTGGCCGCGCCGGTGGCGCTGACCGGCAGCTGGTCGGAGTGGCAGCTGAGCAAGGGGCAATTGCTGTTGCCGGCCGAGGGCCTGGCCGGGCTCGGCGCACCGCTCAACACGCTGGTGCCCTCGGGCGTGATCCGGCTGTCGTGGAACCGGCTCGACCTGGTGCGCCTGCCGGGCAGCGTGGCGGTGACGGGGCGCACGACCTTGTCGATGAGCGACATGGGTTCGCGCATGGCGCCGATCAAGCCGCTGGGCAGCTACGAGATGGTGATGGACTGGCGCGGCCAGCAAGCCGACCTGGTGTTGCGCACGGTGCGCGGCGCCTTGCTATTGTCGGGAAATGGAACGTTGCAGAATGGACGCCTGCGCTTTTCGGGACAGGCATCGGCCGCCGATGGCTACGAAGACACCTTGGGCAATATGCTCAATCTTCTTGGCCAGCGCCGCATGGTGAACGGTAAAAACATAATCGCATTAGAGTTCAGATAA
- the gspD gene encoding type II secretion system secretin GspD, with product MKKSSRSTPAFPTSRPNLRRIAAGVMLSCAVAAAMPPALAQGQENSAALSFVNADIESVIKAVGHYTGMTFIIDPRVKGTLTLVSEKSLTKSQAFGLLTSALRLQGFAVVTTGEGYAKVVPEAEAKLQSSPTQVGKRGTRVQGDQIATQIFHLSYESAANLTAVLRPLISPNNSIMANPGNNSLVITDYADNLRRLSRIIAALDAPVAADLDVVPIRNGIASDIATLVSRLMEPSAGGDSGRVTILADSRTNSVVVRAPSQARANLAKSLIAKLDQATTEKGNIHVVYLKNADATKVAQTLRAVVSQDASATQTTQQGTAGGSIQAGAQGAGGAGGLGGGQQGQQGSTGLGGTSNTFGQGGQGASVGGGGAQGSGFIQADASTNSLIITAPDAIYRNLRGVIDQLDVRRAQVYIEALVVEMNSQKASEFGVQWLGLSGNDTSKYRVGGIQSFNSGNANNIINLAAAARAGISSTTTPPQLPGFTLGVFRQINGALGLGAVASALENEGSANILSTPNMITLDNELATIKVGQNIPIITGSFTTGTSGANNPFQTVDRKDIGLLMKVRPQISEGGVIKLSIYHENSGIDNSVVRAEGIVTTVRAIESNVLADDGQIIVLGGLISDNEDHGEEKVRGLGDIPVLGNLFKYRNRTRNKTNLMVFLRPVVVRSKEQNNAISLDRYEYMRALGAETRPQDDTILMPNLGAPALPPLTNGQPPAGSTMATMPPPAPVAARPGAATGPGTGQQGAQPQPNQAPVPEFRPVTPPNQK from the coding sequence ATGAAAAAATCCTCCCGTAGCACCCCTGCATTCCCGACCTCGCGCCCGAATCTGCGCCGCATTGCGGCCGGCGTCATGCTGTCCTGTGCGGTGGCCGCGGCGATGCCGCCGGCGCTGGCCCAGGGCCAGGAAAATTCCGCCGCCCTTTCTTTCGTGAATGCCGACATCGAATCGGTGATCAAGGCCGTCGGCCACTACACGGGGATGACGTTCATTATCGACCCGCGCGTCAAAGGCACGCTGACCCTGGTGTCGGAAAAGTCGCTGACCAAGAGCCAGGCGTTTGGACTGCTGACCTCGGCGCTCCGGCTGCAGGGCTTTGCCGTCGTCACCACCGGCGAGGGCTATGCCAAGGTGGTGCCGGAAGCGGAAGCGAAACTGCAATCCTCGCCGACCCAGGTGGGCAAGCGCGGCACCCGCGTGCAGGGCGACCAGATCGCCACCCAGATTTTCCACTTGTCCTACGAATCGGCGGCCAACCTGACGGCCGTGCTGCGTCCGCTCATTTCTCCGAACAATTCGATCATGGCCAACCCGGGCAATAACAGCCTGGTCATTACCGACTACGCGGATAATCTGCGCCGCCTCTCCCGCATCATCGCCGCGCTCGACGCGCCGGTGGCGGCCGACCTCGACGTGGTGCCGATCCGTAACGGCATCGCCAGCGACATCGCGACCCTCGTGTCGCGCCTGATGGAGCCAAGCGCCGGCGGCGACTCCGGCCGCGTCACCATCCTCGCCGATTCGCGCACCAATTCGGTCGTGGTGCGCGCCCCGTCGCAGGCACGCGCGAACCTGGCCAAGTCGCTGATCGCCAAGCTCGACCAGGCGACCACCGAAAAGGGCAACATCCACGTCGTCTACCTGAAGAATGCCGATGCCACCAAGGTGGCGCAGACCCTGCGCGCGGTGGTCTCGCAAGATGCCTCGGCAACGCAGACGACGCAGCAGGGCACGGCCGGCGGCTCGATCCAGGCCGGCGCCCAGGGTGCCGGTGGCGCGGGCGGCCTCGGCGGGGGGCAGCAAGGCCAGCAGGGCAGCACCGGCCTCGGGGGCACCAGCAATACCTTCGGCCAGGGCGGGCAGGGCGCCAGCGTCGGCGGCGGCGGTGCCCAGGGCTCCGGCTTCATCCAGGCCGATGCCTCCACCAACAGCCTGATCATCACGGCGCCCGATGCGATCTACCGCAACCTGCGCGGCGTCATCGACCAGCTCGACGTGCGCCGCGCACAGGTCTACATCGAGGCCCTGGTGGTGGAGATGAATTCGCAGAAAGCGTCGGAATTCGGCGTGCAGTGGCTCGGATTGTCGGGCAACGACACCAGTAAATACCGCGTCGGCGGCATTCAGTCGTTTAATAGCGGAAACGCCAACAACATCATCAACCTGGCCGCTGCCGCCCGCGCCGGCATCAGTTCCACGACCACGCCACCGCAACTCCCGGGATTCACGCTCGGCGTCTTCAGGCAGATCAACGGCGCCCTCGGCCTGGGCGCCGTCGCCAGCGCACTTGAAAACGAAGGCTCTGCCAACATCTTGTCGACACCGAACATGATTACGCTCGATAACGAGCTGGCGACGATCAAGGTGGGCCAGAACATTCCGATCATCACGGGTTCGTTCACGACCGGCACCAGCGGCGCGAACAATCCCTTCCAGACGGTCGACCGCAAGGACATCGGCCTGCTGATGAAGGTGCGCCCGCAGATTTCCGAAGGCGGCGTGATCAAACTCTCGATCTACCACGAGAATTCGGGCATCGACAATTCGGTGGTGCGGGCCGAGGGCATCGTCACCACCGTGCGCGCGATCGAAAGCAATGTGCTGGCCGACGATGGCCAGATCATCGTGCTGGGCGGCCTGATTTCCGATAACGAAGACCACGGCGAAGAAAAAGTGCGGGGTCTCGGCGACATCCCGGTGCTGGGCAACCTGTTCAAGTACCGCAACCGTACCCGCAACAAGACCAATCTGATGGTCTTCCTGCGTCCGGTCGTGGTGCGCAGCAAGGAGCAGAACAACGCCATTTCGCTCGACCGCTACGAATACATGCGTGCGCTGGGCGCGGAAACCCGTCCGCAGGACGATACGATCCTGATGCCGAACCTGGGCGCGCCGGCCTTGCCGCCGCTCACCAACGGCCAGCCGCCGGCCGGCAGTACCATGGCGACGATGCCGCCGCCGGCCCCGGTCGCCGCCCGTCCAGGCGCCGCCACCGGCCCCGGCACGGGCCAGCAGGGCGCGCAGCCCCAACCGAACCAGGCGCCCGTGCCCGAATTCCGCCCGGTGACGCCGCCGAACCAGAAGTGA